The sequence below is a genomic window from Monodelphis domestica isolate mMonDom1 chromosome 2, mMonDom1.pri, whole genome shotgun sequence.
TGTAGATCTGGTTGGAGTCAAGAAGgtatgagttcaagtcctatctctaacATGTTCTGATTCTTCAGTCATGAGCAAATATCCCTCTTGGATGGTTCCAGATAACCACAACAGTAAATTGTTGCTGTGTGTTGGTGGAAAGAGTTTATATACACGAAACTTGGAAAACAATGATAAAATCACGTCTGGCCCATTCTTctttacccccacccccaatataaAAAATGTTAAGGTTCTTGATGGCTGATacattttgaatgaatgaaaattggaCTAGTTAGTGTGCCtgctttacttttttatttctaaaatggggGCTATAGCTTCACAGCTCTTGACTTTCCCaagtgtcattttttaaaaatcattgtttcctagcgtatatctttttttttttaaagccttaccttctgtcgtagaaccaattggttctaaggcagaagagtggtaagggctaggcaaataagggtcaagtgacttgcccagggtcacacagctaggaagtgtctgaggccagatttgaacccaggacctcccatctctaggcctggttctcaatccactgagccaaccagctgcccccacctaGTGTATATCTTGAAAACTAACCAATTTGCAAAACCTATCTGAGGACCATGATCTTCAAAGAATGTGGCACATGGAAATATGCAGAGTGGTGGGTATTTTGTAAGCTATTTTAATTGGAGGGTGTCTCTTGAATTGCCTCATTCCACAAAACTGGTGAATTTTCAAAATGGCACCATTTGTCTCTGTTCTTCCACTGTGAAAGCATAAGAGATAATTTAGAGATAGCCCTTAAGGTCCATTAGCTTTTAATAACCCTCACCCTCAGCAGATAATGCCAAGATGTTGCCACAGACCCGATGTGGAGGAAGCAATTAGGCATGTTACCCCGCTGATGGAGAATGGCTTTACATGTACTCATCATTGAGTACTGACTGgtccattatttcatttctttatcccttcccttcccttcctttccttccttctttatatacatAACACAGTTTagtctttcatcttttttaaacatttattgtttacttttttagcattcaacatttttctttgagttccaaattctgttcCTCCAAGTCCCTCCCtctcacccactgagaaggcaagcaatgatCATTTCTGATTACCCAAACAATCATTTCGAATTATCCAAATCTCCTAAACAACAGTCCAGCTggggatgggttttttttttccagacgtGTAGCTGCTGATGAGAACTAGAAGAGCCCACAATCCTTGAGGTTCTCTTTGATGATGATATCTGTGACCGCATCAAACACAAATTTGACATTCTGTGTGTCTGTTGCACAAGTCATATGACTGTAGATTTCTTTGACATCTTTGCGCATGTTTAGGTCAAGAAACTGGCTCTTTATATAATTTCCTGCATCCTCATATGAGTTGTTCCCTGGTTCCCAGAAAACATAAACCAAACAGCAAAGGGGTAAACATGGAGCTTAAACTGTTTTATCTTTCCCAATGGTTACCCTGAATTTTAGGAGACAGATGATCCCATCTTCAAAAAGTAGGGATAGTGTTTAACGTCTGCACTTATTTTGGGAGTAACTTTCATGCCTCTTACTTTCATCCAAGTTCCTTTTGTGCCTAAGAAACCCCCAGAGGCCCCCATCCCACTGCTAGCCAAGGGTTCTCATGCCTTCCATGCTTACCATCATACTCAGGAAAGCAAATGCTGAGGTGAACCTTCTTGATCTTTTCCTCAAAGAGGTCCTTCTTGTTAAGAAATAGGACAATAGAAGTCGCAGCAAAGAACTTGTGGTTACATATGCTGTTGAACAGATGCAGAGACTCGTGCATGCGGTTCTGGTGGAAGCAAAAGCCAGACAAGAGAGGTTCCTTTCACACCTGGTCTgtcctttttgggggggggggtcaaaagCTAGACAAGAGAGGTTCCTTTCACACctggtctgtcctttttttggggggagggtcaAAAGTTAGACAAGAGAGGTTCCTTTCACACctggtctgtcctttttttggggggaggatcaAAAGTTAGACAAGAGAGGTTCCTTTCACACctggtctgtccttttttgggggggagggtcaAAAGCCAGACAAGAGAGGTTCCTTTCACACctggtctgtccttttttggggggagggtcaAAAGCCAGACAAGAGAGGTTCCTTTCACACCTGATTtgtccttttttgggggggagggtcaAAAGTTAGACAAGAGAGGTTCCTTTCACACctggtctgtccttttttttggggggagggtcaAAAGTTAGACAAGAGAGGTTCCTTTCACACctggtctgtccttttttggggggagggtcaAAAGCCAGACAAGAGAGGTTCCTTTCACACctggtctgtccttttttggggggagggtcaAAAGCCAGACAAGAGAGGTTCCTTTCACACCTGATTtgtccttttttgggggggagggtcaAAAGCCAGACAAGAGAGGTTCCTTTCACACctggtctgtccttttttgggggggagggtcaAAAGCCAGACAAGAGAGGTTCCTTTCACACCTGATTtgtccttttttggggggggtcaaAAGCCAGACAAGAGAGGTTCCTTTCACACctagtctgtccttttttttgttgttgttctcttTGGACACACTTAGAGGTAGAACAAAACATGCAGAGAAGCAGCTAAAACTGAGACTGACCATATCTTTTACAGGCTCTCAGAATTGAGGGAAACCTCCCCAACCTAACCAAGCAGGTACTTCCTGCAACCTACCCAATACCTGGGCATCTATCTGCCTTGGCTTACAAATCCCAGGGTGAAGGGGAACCCATTCCAACTGGCATGTAGCTCTACTCGGTAGGTTCTTCCTTAAATTGAGCTGAAATCTAGCTCCCTGAAGCTTCCACTCATTTCTCTTCTCActtttggttctaaagcagaagaaatcGAATGCCTCTTCCTCTTGTCCACCCTTTGACTACCAGATATCTATCCTGTCTCCCTTAAAGGAGGCAGGAGACCAAGGAGCAAGAAAGACGCTTAGATTTGGAATCAGCTGGGTCTGAATTCTGCATCTGCTACTTAATACTTTTGTGACCTTCCACAATTTCTTTACCCTCTCTGGTcccccatttccttatctgtaaaacaaaaaaaattcaattaaatagcCCCAAGGACTCTTCCAGACCCCAAATAATCCCATGATCCCAAATTCTCCCAATGTGAGTAGGACAAAGAAACATCTCTCCTAGATATAAACCACATGTAAACTTGTTGCTGGGTTTTAGTTACCATATAATTGTAGATTTATAGAAAAAGCTGGACTTGATTTTAACCAGCTgttttgaacaacaaaaaaaggtctCCTACAAATGAGAGGGAGGAGGTGTGTGTGTGCCCTCCTTTACTATGTTTTCAATAGCTACATCTCCATCCCCTACAGAGATTATTATTGGGGAAAGCACAGATGCTGTTGCTTCAGCTGTAGAGAGGGAGGAGGTCACATCAGCAAGCCAACAATGGTAGAGCAGGTTGTTGAGTGGTTAAGGAATTTCTCTCCCTGGGAACCCAGCTCAGCTTGATGgttggggaggagaagagaggctGCAAAAAATGACTGGGTTGctatttctgctttcttttcttccctgctGCATTGTTTAGAGCAAGTGTTGTGGGCACAGCTGTGGGCTCACAGATCCCAATCCCATCCTTAAGCAAGTTTCTCAAGTATGATTGggccaacaagtatttattaaatgtgtatAATGTGCCTAGCCCAAGACTTGGCTCCAGTTAGTGTGTGCCTAGCAAGCTCCTTAGATGTTTGTCATAGATTCTAGGAAAATTCTCCCCAAACTTCAGTAGCAGCAGAAAACTTTGGGGCACTCAAGTACTATAGCAATAGGGAAGATAGTGGCAACCAACTCATTCCCTTTTTGTTCTGGAACAAAGGCTACACTTCTCACAGAAGTGTATAGTTCCCTTGGAAGGATGGGGCTCCCTGATATAGCTTATTGCCCAAGGTAGAGGCCAAAACCTTCCTCCTGGATTAAActgatttaaataataatataattcaatttaTCAAGTATTCAAGACCTACTTCAGTTCAGACTAAGGCACTAGCTATAGGGGGAGTGGAAACAGAAAGataagagtccctgccctcaaggaacttccattcttccaaagggaTGCAACATTTACACCTGTATGATCCACCCCAAAGGGGAAGGTGGTAGGGTAAATGGCACTTCCACTAAGACTTGAAGGAGTACCAGGCTTcggagaggcagagatgaagtggGAGGTGAATTCCTAAGGTTGCTTCAAGTTCTAAATAGAATGATCCTGGGATTTAATGAGTATAGAGACTCTCCTTCGCCTACTGCAAGCCAATTTGTGCCCAAGGTTATAGCCCTCGTAGATTTGTGGGCTAAGCTGGGTCTGTGTTCATCTACTGCATCCAGAATGCATCCAGAATGCTGCTTTGAAGCCTGCTGAGAATCTTGGACTCCATCACCTACATTCAGAATAAGGATGCGGCTTCATGGATAACTGACATAGGTGGGCGTTACTAGGGACCAAGAGAAGAAATGGGTTTGGAAGATGGCCCTTCTTCCTCTGGGGCATACACTTAGGGGAAATCAACATTTCTCAGTGTTTGGTCCAGGGAGAGGGGTCTGGCCTGACCTGGCACCTTCTTCCACTCAAAAATTCAATAGGAATTCATCTTGGGAAGATACTCCTCCGCCATTTTGTTTGCTATCCAGGAAGTATTTAAATTCAGCACATAGTTATTAAGATTCTGTGGTGTACTAAATACTGGAAATACAGATAAAAACAAAGAGCTTCTATTCTACCAGCCCCTTTAGCTCTGTTGACTCTGCCTGGGCTGTGCTGTTAGATTTCTGGTGGGATGGCACAACCTCTGCTAGTAGGGTTGAACAAAGATGCaagctttccttccctttttttttggttatcatTTTTATCTGATCTTCTCTACTCTCCCCTATTCCTGCACCCTCCCCCACTGCTTCTCCTGCCCTCATAcccaaaggcagaaagaaaaggttCTGCTCGTGACCATTCTAATGAGCTGGTCATGTTCTGGACCTTGAATACTCCGGCTGAGGTTATAGCCTCTCTGTGCCTGTGGTACACGATGagctaaaaagagaaatgaatggcGTGCTCAAATTCTAAAGCCCAGGGGCACCATCCCAGAGTCTAAGAAGCCAGAGCAGGGAATCTGTTTTTGGGGAAGTGCAGAGAAATCTGATACTGAAGATCAACACTTGTCGAAATCACACAAGTTGGGGAATTAGGGAATGAGAGAGAGCTTAAAGCAAAAGCCACCAAAGGATTAGTTGAACCGGCTGCCCTGGAGCCTCTTGGAACAAATGCTACTCACCACTTCGTCATCTTCCACCAGCACCATGTCATAGGCACTTAGGGCTCCGCAGAAAATGATGCAGGTGACACCTTCGAAACAATGGATCCATTTCTTGCGCTCCGACCTCTGCCCTCCGACATCAAACATCCTGTGGGGGAGAAGAAGCCACTTGTCTCACAGATACTGCTTACCTGGGATCTGAAGCCCTTGGGTTCAGCCTGGACATAGAGCCACCCCTAGAGAAgaacatgggcagctaggtggtacagtggatggtgctaaggctggagtcaggaagacccaagttcaaatctgaccttagactgTGTGGCTCTGACAAAAtcatataaccctgtttgcctcagtttccttatccatcaaATGAGCTAACCTAGGTGACAGTGtgccactctattatctttgcaaAGGAGACCccaatgggattacaaagaatgGGATGTGACTGAAATCCCTGAAACAGGAGAAAAGATTATGGCAGTTCTCAGCCATATCAAGGACTAGGGTATGGGAGGTCACCAGAGTGGCCAGTGGATTGGCCCATATGGATCTGGTTTCGTCTTGGGAAGTTACTCCTCCACCATTTTGTTTGCTATCCAGGAAATATTCAAATTCAGCACATAGTTATTAAGATTCTCTGGTcctgaaaggggaagggagacacACACCCACCTGAAATTCAGGTCTTTGACTGAGAACTTGGTCTCAATGATGCCTGTAGTTTTGACCCGAGACCGAAGAACATCCTGCTCATTGGGGAGGTAGTCTGGGGCTGTGATTCGATCCAACTGATTGAGGTAGCTAGACAAAAGATCATAATTGGTGCCAATGATGTCTGAGGGAGCAAGAAAGCTTCTTGCACttccagagaatttttttttccaaaatgcttttgttttttcattttaaccCCACCATCTCTACAAGAGAACAGACCTAATTTCCAATTTTAGAAGCATCTCCTCCAAGGTTCCAA
It includes:
- the GNAT2 gene encoding guanine nucleotide-binding protein G(t) subunit alpha-2, yielding MGSGASAEDKELAKRSKELEKKLQEDADKEAKTVKLLLLGAGESGKSTIVKQMKIIHQDGYTEEECLEFKSVIYGNVLQSILAIIRAMSTLGIDYAESSCVDDGRQLNNIADSMEEGTMSPELVGIIKRLWQDGGVQACFDRAAEYQLNDSASYYLNQLDRITAPDYLPNEQDVLRSRVKTTGIIETKFSVKDLNFRMFDVGGQRSERKKWIHCFEGVTCIIFCGALSAYDMVLVEDDEVNRMHESLHLFNSICNHKFFAATSIVLFLNKKDLFEEKIKKVHLSICFPEYDGNNSYEDAGNYIKSQFLDLNMRKDVKEIYSHMTCATDTQNVKFVFDAVTDIIIKENLKDCGLF